One Streptomyces sp. NBC_00554 DNA segment encodes these proteins:
- a CDS encoding DUF429 domain-containing protein — METERFIGIDLAWAHGGTRARPNETGVAAVDRSGVVLECGWTRGLEETMSWLARTAADGSTLAFVDAPLIVDNPAGQRPCEREVGQRYGRWKVSANSTNQSSPRLAGVLLREGLEESGWVYDDGRGGPPTGGTVMSECYPYTTLVGAHELGYDQERPTYKRRPARVPTAQWRAVRAAECDRLIARMAGLATADPPLLLASHPVSRRLLDEPSPQRAADYKHREDLIDALLCAWTAALWSRHGPARCQVLGADSPAPPGRAATIIAPARPEQRRGGE, encoded by the coding sequence ATGGAGACAGAGCGGTTCATCGGCATTGACCTCGCCTGGGCGCACGGCGGAACTCGCGCCAGGCCCAACGAGACCGGGGTAGCTGCTGTCGACCGTAGCGGCGTGGTGCTCGAGTGCGGCTGGACCCGTGGTCTCGAGGAGACGATGTCGTGGCTCGCCAGGACAGCCGCCGACGGATCGACCCTGGCTTTCGTGGACGCACCGCTGATCGTCGACAACCCGGCCGGGCAGCGGCCGTGCGAGCGGGAGGTCGGCCAGCGGTACGGACGCTGGAAGGTGAGCGCGAACAGCACCAACCAGAGCTCTCCGCGCCTCGCCGGTGTTCTCCTGCGGGAGGGGCTGGAGGAGTCCGGCTGGGTCTACGACGACGGCAGGGGCGGGCCGCCGACGGGCGGGACGGTCATGTCCGAGTGCTATCCGTACACGACCCTGGTCGGGGCCCACGAGCTGGGCTACGACCAGGAACGCCCCACCTACAAGCGCCGGCCGGCGCGCGTGCCGACGGCACAATGGCGAGCGGTGAGGGCAGCGGAGTGCGACAGGCTGATCGCGCGCATGGCGGGCCTCGCCACCGCCGATCCGCCCCTGCTGCTCGCCTCCCACCCGGTCTCCCGCCGGCTGCTCGACGAGCCCTCACCCCAACGGGCCGCCGACTACAAGCACCGGGAGGACCTCATCGACGCACTGCTCTGCGCGTGGACGGCCGCACTGTGGTCCCGGCACGGTCCGGCGCGCTGCCAAGTACTCGGAGCGGACAGCCCCGCACCACCCGGCCGCGCCGCCACCATCATCGCGCCTGCCCGCCCGGAACAGCGGCGTGGGGGAGAGTGA